One part of the Vidua chalybeata isolate OUT-0048 chromosome 11, bVidCha1 merged haplotype, whole genome shotgun sequence genome encodes these proteins:
- the LOC128793517 gene encoding telomere repeats-binding bouquet formation protein 1-like isoform X3, translating to MNTQEVQVNQCDLKTDLNLLLECLKYQMDCPLSQKEALITIYSICQQNSEASEYFREIGGLMFINDLAKSSAHGIVKEAALFTLGIIIESNVYCQQTLCTSALFEDLILFLIKKDSGVNLKRMSVYVILVLVSNNKNGQTCVRDTGCISLLLQLFRTTLSTSEKNVSDENTDPCYQLWSSVCSTLCACVNNPQNEDNQNICCSVFPYAKEWLESCTEPEIVRPICSFLGLTVANNSYVQKYFASIGGLDTLAKVLLELMHDSCLSHSSVKLAVVVTKTLDACIANNSAMGVVLAKYHTVSELLKLLSNETLSTGEKVSIILTIGHCTEVCEENQCELLQNNGLPLMIQVLTESQDEELIKAATFVLQNCKQMTEQLSLKLYDNSLNVKNAEELDVQVRKRCLQDYWKKAKEILHRMNSIEKQHDEERVQGEVCVDESSVANFEALKSHEVNPVDPKKYTEGTQKDVCCPQLTSELNNHVLAPSVTSAPQKNDTVNTMDAASTRQTEQRNIPCSVTELQTDSVPQSHNINGKTACGKNQSGLQGGEQLFKQPAEAVRNMKQTCISDQHSFCSEKTERVKSTSVTPSSHKMADLRCLGCTAGGLSLNSKTFTKVLQSCLHRCEYHRVILEAEERYRGELRKVAAGNNSRSAARQKMLLAPVKEDRLHKEIPTFRSKKDSFQSILLTPNRKDKSNASKRDEHSRNIRWTSNYNLTPAYEKSLQKTQDANLKRQRVKEMCSQKSQHLKENCTHSLDKDESNEMCSLAMSTRPLNKRRVRKDFTTEEINCLLKGVQKMGNHWNLILWSYPFQKGRTSVDLSKKYYRLQVQMKKAHKGHQ from the exons atgaacacTCAAGAGGTGCAGGTAAATCAGTGTG ACTTGAAAACAGATCTAAACTTACTACTTGAATGCCTTAAATATCAGATGGACTGCCCTCTGTCTCAGAAGGAGGCTTTGATCACTATCTATTCCATTTGCCAACAAAACA gTGAAGCGAGCGAATACTTTCGAGAAATTGGTGGTTTGATGTTTATAAATGACCTTGCCAAGTCGAGTGCTCATGGCATCGTGAAGGAAGCAGCTTTATTTACATTGGGGATTATTATAGAGAGTAatg tgtaTTGTCAGCAGACTTTGTGTACTTCTGCATTGTTTGAAgacctcattttatttttaattaaaaaggatTCTGGTGTGAACTTGAAAAGAATGTCTGTTTATGTCATCTTAGTACTGGTTTCAAATAATA AAAACGGGCAAACCTGTGTCAGAGATACAGGCTGCAtcagcctgctgctgcagttATTCAG AACAACTCTCTCCACCTCTGAGAAGAACGTGTCAGATGAAAACACTGATCCCTGCTATCAGCTCTGGTCCTCAGTGTGCAGCACTCTCTGTGCCTGTGTCAACAACCCCCAGAACG aAGATAATCAAAACATTTGCTGTTCGGTTTTTCCCTATGCCAAGGAGTGGCTCGAGAGTTGCACAGAGCCTGAGATAGTTCGTCCCATTTGCTCATTTCTTGGTCTCACAGTTGCAAATAACT CATatgtgcagaaatattttgcttctatCGGAGGCTTGGATACATTAGCCAAGGTTCTCCTTGAGCTTATGCATGATTCCTGTTTGAGTCACTCCAGCGTGAAACTTGCAGTGGTAGTAACAAAGACTCTGGATGCCTGCATTGCTAATAACT CTGCCATGGGTGTTGTCTTGGCAAAGTATCACACtgtgtcagagctgctgaagctgctgtcCAACGAGACACTGAGCACAGGAGAAAAAGTCAGTATTATTCTAACAATTGGACACTGTACTGAAGTTTGTG AAGAAAACCAGTGTGAGCTGCTTCAGAACAATGGTCTGCCACTTATGATTCAGGTATTGACAGAATCTCAGGACGAGGAACTCATCAAAGCTGCTACTTTTGTGCTGCAGAACTGCAAACAAATGA cTGAACAGTTGTCTCTGAAATTATATGATAACTCATTAAATGTGAAGAATGCAGAAGAATTGGACGTACAAGTGAGAAAAAGATGTCTGCAAGACtactggaagaaagcaaaagaaattttacaCAGAATGAACTCAATTGAAAAACAGCACGATGAG GAAAGAGTGCAAGGAGAAGTATGTGTAGATGAATCTTCAGTAGCCAATTTTGAAGCATTAAAATCCCATGAAGTGAATCCTGTTGATCCAAAGAAGTACACAGAAGGAACACAGAAAGATGTCTGTTGTCCACAGTTGACCTCAGAGTTGAATAATCATGTTCTTGCTCCATCTGTAACTTCTGCTCCACAAAAAAATGACACAGTGAACACTATGGATGCAGCTTCTACCAGACAAACTGAACAGAGGAACATTCCATGTTCAGTCACTGAGCTGCAAACAGACAGTGTACCTCAAAGTCACAATATAAATGGAAAAACTGCTTGTGGAAAAAATCAGTCTGGTCTTCAGGGAGG TGAACAGTTATTTAAACAACCAGCAGAGGCTGTTAGAAATATGAAACAGACGTGCATATCAG ATCAACATTCATTCTGCTCAGAGAAAACTGAGAGAGTCAAAAGTACTTCAGTTACACCTTCATCCCATAAAATGGCAGATTTAAGGTGTTTAG GTTGCACAGCAGGAGGACTGTCCTTGAACAGTAAAACCTTCACCAAGGTGTTGCAGAGTTGCCTGCACAGGTGTGAGTACCACAGAGTCATCCTGGAGGCTGAAGAAAGATACCGAGGGGAGCTCCGCAAGGTGGCTGCTGGTAACAACAGCAGATCTGCAGCTCGCCAGA aaatgctgctggCCCCAGTGAAGGAAGACAGGCTGCATAAAGAAATACCAACTTTTAGGAGCAAGAAGGATAGTTTCCAAA gcattCTTTTGACTCCAAATAGAAAAGACAAATCTAATGCTTCAAAGAGAGATGAACATAGTAGAAATATTAGGTGGACTAGCAACTATAACTTGACACCTGCATATGAAAAGT CTTTACAAAAAACCCAAGATGCTAACCTGAAGAGACAGAGAGTCAAAGAGATGTGCAGCCAGAAAAGTCagcacttaaaagaaaattgcacACACTCACTTGACAAAGATGAG AGCAATGAAATGTGTTCCCTGGCCATGAGCACGAGACCTTTGAACAAGAGAAGAGTCCGAAAAGATTTCACAACTGAAGAAATCAACTGCCTTTTGAAAGGTGTCCAAAAAATGGGCAACCACTGGAATTTGATTTTGTGGTCTTACCCTTTCCAGAAAGGACGGACAAGTGTTGACCTTTCCAAGAAGTACTACAGGTTACAGGTGCAG ATGAAAAAAGCCCACAAAGGACATCAATAA
- the LOC128793517 gene encoding telomere repeats-binding bouquet formation protein 1-like isoform X4 — translation MDCPLSQKEALITIYSICQQNSEASEYFREIGGLMFINDLAKSSAHGIVKEAALFTLGIIIESNVYCQQTLCTSALFEDLILFLIKKDSGVNLKRMSVYVILVLVSNNKNGQTCVRDTGCISLLLQLFRTTLSTSEKNVSDENTDPCYQLWSSVCSTLCACVNNPQNEDNQNICCSVFPYAKEWLESCTEPEIVRPICSFLGLTVANNSYVQKYFASIGGLDTLAKVLLELMHDSCLSHSSVKLAVVVTKTLDACIANNSAMGVVLAKYHTVSELLKLLSNETLSTGEKVSIILTIGHCTEVCEENQCELLQNNGLPLMIQVLTESQDEELIKAATFVLQNCKQMTEQLSLKLYDNSLNVKNAEELDVQVRKRCLQDYWKKAKEILHRMNSIEKQHDEERVQGEVCVDESSVANFEALKSHEVNPVDPKKYTEGTQKDVCCPQLTSELNNHVLAPSVTSAPQKNDTVNTMDAASTRQTEQRNIPCSVTELQTDSVPQSHNINGKTACGKNQSGLQGGEQLFKQPAEAVRNMKQTCISDQHSFCSEKTERVKSTSVTPSSHKMADLRCLGCTAGGLSLNSKTFTKVLQSCLHRCEYHRVILEAEERYRGELRKVAAGNNSRSAARQKMLLAPVKEDRLHKEIPTFRSKKDSFQSILLTPNRKDKSNASKRDEHSRNIRWTSNYNLTPAYEKSLQKTQDANLKRQRVKEMCSQKSQHLKENCTHSLDKDESNEMCSLAMSTRPLNKRRVRKDFTTEEINCLLKGVQKMGNHWNLILWSYPFQKGRTSVDLSKKYYRLQVQVLITEFSTDGKCWELSCHRQPLS, via the exons ATGGACTGCCCTCTGTCTCAGAAGGAGGCTTTGATCACTATCTATTCCATTTGCCAACAAAACA gTGAAGCGAGCGAATACTTTCGAGAAATTGGTGGTTTGATGTTTATAAATGACCTTGCCAAGTCGAGTGCTCATGGCATCGTGAAGGAAGCAGCTTTATTTACATTGGGGATTATTATAGAGAGTAatg tgtaTTGTCAGCAGACTTTGTGTACTTCTGCATTGTTTGAAgacctcattttatttttaattaaaaaggatTCTGGTGTGAACTTGAAAAGAATGTCTGTTTATGTCATCTTAGTACTGGTTTCAAATAATA AAAACGGGCAAACCTGTGTCAGAGATACAGGCTGCAtcagcctgctgctgcagttATTCAG AACAACTCTCTCCACCTCTGAGAAGAACGTGTCAGATGAAAACACTGATCCCTGCTATCAGCTCTGGTCCTCAGTGTGCAGCACTCTCTGTGCCTGTGTCAACAACCCCCAGAACG aAGATAATCAAAACATTTGCTGTTCGGTTTTTCCCTATGCCAAGGAGTGGCTCGAGAGTTGCACAGAGCCTGAGATAGTTCGTCCCATTTGCTCATTTCTTGGTCTCACAGTTGCAAATAACT CATatgtgcagaaatattttgcttctatCGGAGGCTTGGATACATTAGCCAAGGTTCTCCTTGAGCTTATGCATGATTCCTGTTTGAGTCACTCCAGCGTGAAACTTGCAGTGGTAGTAACAAAGACTCTGGATGCCTGCATTGCTAATAACT CTGCCATGGGTGTTGTCTTGGCAAAGTATCACACtgtgtcagagctgctgaagctgctgtcCAACGAGACACTGAGCACAGGAGAAAAAGTCAGTATTATTCTAACAATTGGACACTGTACTGAAGTTTGTG AAGAAAACCAGTGTGAGCTGCTTCAGAACAATGGTCTGCCACTTATGATTCAGGTATTGACAGAATCTCAGGACGAGGAACTCATCAAAGCTGCTACTTTTGTGCTGCAGAACTGCAAACAAATGA cTGAACAGTTGTCTCTGAAATTATATGATAACTCATTAAATGTGAAGAATGCAGAAGAATTGGACGTACAAGTGAGAAAAAGATGTCTGCAAGACtactggaagaaagcaaaagaaattttacaCAGAATGAACTCAATTGAAAAACAGCACGATGAG GAAAGAGTGCAAGGAGAAGTATGTGTAGATGAATCTTCAGTAGCCAATTTTGAAGCATTAAAATCCCATGAAGTGAATCCTGTTGATCCAAAGAAGTACACAGAAGGAACACAGAAAGATGTCTGTTGTCCACAGTTGACCTCAGAGTTGAATAATCATGTTCTTGCTCCATCTGTAACTTCTGCTCCACAAAAAAATGACACAGTGAACACTATGGATGCAGCTTCTACCAGACAAACTGAACAGAGGAACATTCCATGTTCAGTCACTGAGCTGCAAACAGACAGTGTACCTCAAAGTCACAATATAAATGGAAAAACTGCTTGTGGAAAAAATCAGTCTGGTCTTCAGGGAGG TGAACAGTTATTTAAACAACCAGCAGAGGCTGTTAGAAATATGAAACAGACGTGCATATCAG ATCAACATTCATTCTGCTCAGAGAAAACTGAGAGAGTCAAAAGTACTTCAGTTACACCTTCATCCCATAAAATGGCAGATTTAAGGTGTTTAG GTTGCACAGCAGGAGGACTGTCCTTGAACAGTAAAACCTTCACCAAGGTGTTGCAGAGTTGCCTGCACAGGTGTGAGTACCACAGAGTCATCCTGGAGGCTGAAGAAAGATACCGAGGGGAGCTCCGCAAGGTGGCTGCTGGTAACAACAGCAGATCTGCAGCTCGCCAGA aaatgctgctggCCCCAGTGAAGGAAGACAGGCTGCATAAAGAAATACCAACTTTTAGGAGCAAGAAGGATAGTTTCCAAA gcattCTTTTGACTCCAAATAGAAAAGACAAATCTAATGCTTCAAAGAGAGATGAACATAGTAGAAATATTAGGTGGACTAGCAACTATAACTTGACACCTGCATATGAAAAGT CTTTACAAAAAACCCAAGATGCTAACCTGAAGAGACAGAGAGTCAAAGAGATGTGCAGCCAGAAAAGTCagcacttaaaagaaaattgcacACACTCACTTGACAAAGATGAG AGCAATGAAATGTGTTCCCTGGCCATGAGCACGAGACCTTTGAACAAGAGAAGAGTCCGAAAAGATTTCACAACTGAAGAAATCAACTGCCTTTTGAAAGGTGTCCAAAAAATGGGCAACCACTGGAATTTGATTTTGTGGTCTTACCCTTTCCAGAAAGGACGGACAAGTGTTGACCTTTCCAAGAAGTACTACAGGTTACAGGTGCAGGTACTCATCACCGAATTTTCTACTGATGGCAAATGCTGGGAGCTCAGTTGTCATCGTCAGCCCCTGAGCTGA
- the LOC128793517 gene encoding telomere repeats-binding bouquet formation protein 1-like isoform X1, which translates to MNTQEVQVNQCDLKTDLNLLLECLKYQMDCPLSQKEALITIYSICQQNSEASEYFREIGGLMFINDLAKSSAHGIVKEAALFTLGIIIESNVYCQQTLCTSALFEDLILFLIKKDSGVNLKRMSVYVILVLVSNNKNGQTCVRDTGCISLLLQLFRTTLSTSEKNVSDENTDPCYQLWSSVCSTLCACVNNPQNEDNQNICCSVFPYAKEWLESCTEPEIVRPICSFLGLTVANNSYVQKYFASIGGLDTLAKVLLELMHDSCLSHSSVKLAVVVTKTLDACIANNSAMGVVLAKYHTVSELLKLLSNETLSTGEKVSIILTIGHCTEVCEENQCELLQNNGLPLMIQVLTESQDEELIKAATFVLQNCKQMTEQLSLKLYDNSLNVKNAEELDVQVRKRCLQDYWKKAKEILHRMNSIEKQHDEERVQGEVCVDESSVANFEALKSHEVNPVDPKKYTEGTQKDVCCPQLTSELNNHVLAPSVTSAPQKNDTVNTMDAASTRQTEQRNIPCSVTELQTDSVPQSHNINGKTACGKNQSGLQGGEQLFKQPAEAVRNMKQTCISDQHSFCSEKTERVKSTSVTPSSHKMADLRCLGCTAGGLSLNSKTFTKVLQSCLHRCEYHRVILEAEERYRGELRKVAAGNNSRSAARQKMLLAPVKEDRLHKEIPTFRSKKDSFQSILLTPNRKDKSNASKRDEHSRNIRWTSNYNLTPAYEKSLQKTQDANLKRQRVKEMCSQKSQHLKENCTHSLDKDESNEMCSLAMSTRPLNKRRVRKDFTTEEINCLLKGVQKMGNHWNLILWSYPFQKGRTSVDLSKKYYRLQVQVLITEFSTDGKCWELSCHRQPLS; encoded by the exons atgaacacTCAAGAGGTGCAGGTAAATCAGTGTG ACTTGAAAACAGATCTAAACTTACTACTTGAATGCCTTAAATATCAGATGGACTGCCCTCTGTCTCAGAAGGAGGCTTTGATCACTATCTATTCCATTTGCCAACAAAACA gTGAAGCGAGCGAATACTTTCGAGAAATTGGTGGTTTGATGTTTATAAATGACCTTGCCAAGTCGAGTGCTCATGGCATCGTGAAGGAAGCAGCTTTATTTACATTGGGGATTATTATAGAGAGTAatg tgtaTTGTCAGCAGACTTTGTGTACTTCTGCATTGTTTGAAgacctcattttatttttaattaaaaaggatTCTGGTGTGAACTTGAAAAGAATGTCTGTTTATGTCATCTTAGTACTGGTTTCAAATAATA AAAACGGGCAAACCTGTGTCAGAGATACAGGCTGCAtcagcctgctgctgcagttATTCAG AACAACTCTCTCCACCTCTGAGAAGAACGTGTCAGATGAAAACACTGATCCCTGCTATCAGCTCTGGTCCTCAGTGTGCAGCACTCTCTGTGCCTGTGTCAACAACCCCCAGAACG aAGATAATCAAAACATTTGCTGTTCGGTTTTTCCCTATGCCAAGGAGTGGCTCGAGAGTTGCACAGAGCCTGAGATAGTTCGTCCCATTTGCTCATTTCTTGGTCTCACAGTTGCAAATAACT CATatgtgcagaaatattttgcttctatCGGAGGCTTGGATACATTAGCCAAGGTTCTCCTTGAGCTTATGCATGATTCCTGTTTGAGTCACTCCAGCGTGAAACTTGCAGTGGTAGTAACAAAGACTCTGGATGCCTGCATTGCTAATAACT CTGCCATGGGTGTTGTCTTGGCAAAGTATCACACtgtgtcagagctgctgaagctgctgtcCAACGAGACACTGAGCACAGGAGAAAAAGTCAGTATTATTCTAACAATTGGACACTGTACTGAAGTTTGTG AAGAAAACCAGTGTGAGCTGCTTCAGAACAATGGTCTGCCACTTATGATTCAGGTATTGACAGAATCTCAGGACGAGGAACTCATCAAAGCTGCTACTTTTGTGCTGCAGAACTGCAAACAAATGA cTGAACAGTTGTCTCTGAAATTATATGATAACTCATTAAATGTGAAGAATGCAGAAGAATTGGACGTACAAGTGAGAAAAAGATGTCTGCAAGACtactggaagaaagcaaaagaaattttacaCAGAATGAACTCAATTGAAAAACAGCACGATGAG GAAAGAGTGCAAGGAGAAGTATGTGTAGATGAATCTTCAGTAGCCAATTTTGAAGCATTAAAATCCCATGAAGTGAATCCTGTTGATCCAAAGAAGTACACAGAAGGAACACAGAAAGATGTCTGTTGTCCACAGTTGACCTCAGAGTTGAATAATCATGTTCTTGCTCCATCTGTAACTTCTGCTCCACAAAAAAATGACACAGTGAACACTATGGATGCAGCTTCTACCAGACAAACTGAACAGAGGAACATTCCATGTTCAGTCACTGAGCTGCAAACAGACAGTGTACCTCAAAGTCACAATATAAATGGAAAAACTGCTTGTGGAAAAAATCAGTCTGGTCTTCAGGGAGG TGAACAGTTATTTAAACAACCAGCAGAGGCTGTTAGAAATATGAAACAGACGTGCATATCAG ATCAACATTCATTCTGCTCAGAGAAAACTGAGAGAGTCAAAAGTACTTCAGTTACACCTTCATCCCATAAAATGGCAGATTTAAGGTGTTTAG GTTGCACAGCAGGAGGACTGTCCTTGAACAGTAAAACCTTCACCAAGGTGTTGCAGAGTTGCCTGCACAGGTGTGAGTACCACAGAGTCATCCTGGAGGCTGAAGAAAGATACCGAGGGGAGCTCCGCAAGGTGGCTGCTGGTAACAACAGCAGATCTGCAGCTCGCCAGA aaatgctgctggCCCCAGTGAAGGAAGACAGGCTGCATAAAGAAATACCAACTTTTAGGAGCAAGAAGGATAGTTTCCAAA gcattCTTTTGACTCCAAATAGAAAAGACAAATCTAATGCTTCAAAGAGAGATGAACATAGTAGAAATATTAGGTGGACTAGCAACTATAACTTGACACCTGCATATGAAAAGT CTTTACAAAAAACCCAAGATGCTAACCTGAAGAGACAGAGAGTCAAAGAGATGTGCAGCCAGAAAAGTCagcacttaaaagaaaattgcacACACTCACTTGACAAAGATGAG AGCAATGAAATGTGTTCCCTGGCCATGAGCACGAGACCTTTGAACAAGAGAAGAGTCCGAAAAGATTTCACAACTGAAGAAATCAACTGCCTTTTGAAAGGTGTCCAAAAAATGGGCAACCACTGGAATTTGATTTTGTGGTCTTACCCTTTCCAGAAAGGACGGACAAGTGTTGACCTTTCCAAGAAGTACTACAGGTTACAGGTGCAGGTACTCATCACCGAATTTTCTACTGATGGCAAATGCTGGGAGCTCAGTTGTCATCGTCAGCCCCTGAGCTGA
- the LOC128793517 gene encoding telomere repeats-binding bouquet formation protein 1-like isoform X6 — MFINDLAKSSAHGIVKEAALFTLGIIIESNVYCQQTLCTSALFEDLILFLIKKDSGVNLKRMSVYVILVLVSNNKNGQTCVRDTGCISLLLQLFRTTLSTSEKNVSDENTDPCYQLWSSVCSTLCACVNNPQNEDNQNICCSVFPYAKEWLESCTEPEIVRPICSFLGLTVANNSYVQKYFASIGGLDTLAKVLLELMHDSCLSHSSVKLAVVVTKTLDACIANNSAMGVVLAKYHTVSELLKLLSNETLSTGEKVSIILTIGHCTEVCEENQCELLQNNGLPLMIQVLTESQDEELIKAATFVLQNCKQMTEQLSLKLYDNSLNVKNAEELDVQVRKRCLQDYWKKAKEILHRMNSIEKQHDEERVQGEVCVDESSVANFEALKSHEVNPVDPKKYTEGTQKDVCCPQLTSELNNHVLAPSVTSAPQKNDTVNTMDAASTRQTEQRNIPCSVTELQTDSVPQSHNINGKTACGKNQSGLQGGEQLFKQPAEAVRNMKQTCISDQHSFCSEKTERVKSTSVTPSSHKMADLRCLGCTAGGLSLNSKTFTKVLQSCLHRCEYHRVILEAEERYRGELRKVAAGNNSRSAARQKMLLAPVKEDRLHKEIPTFRSKKDSFQSILLTPNRKDKSNASKRDEHSRNIRWTSNYNLTPAYEKSLQKTQDANLKRQRVKEMCSQKSQHLKENCTHSLDKDESNEMCSLAMSTRPLNKRRVRKDFTTEEINCLLKGVQKMGNHWNLILWSYPFQKGRTSVDLSKKYYRLQVQVLITEFSTDGKCWELSCHRQPLS, encoded by the exons ATGTTTATAAATGACCTTGCCAAGTCGAGTGCTCATGGCATCGTGAAGGAAGCAGCTTTATTTACATTGGGGATTATTATAGAGAGTAatg tgtaTTGTCAGCAGACTTTGTGTACTTCTGCATTGTTTGAAgacctcattttatttttaattaaaaaggatTCTGGTGTGAACTTGAAAAGAATGTCTGTTTATGTCATCTTAGTACTGGTTTCAAATAATA AAAACGGGCAAACCTGTGTCAGAGATACAGGCTGCAtcagcctgctgctgcagttATTCAG AACAACTCTCTCCACCTCTGAGAAGAACGTGTCAGATGAAAACACTGATCCCTGCTATCAGCTCTGGTCCTCAGTGTGCAGCACTCTCTGTGCCTGTGTCAACAACCCCCAGAACG aAGATAATCAAAACATTTGCTGTTCGGTTTTTCCCTATGCCAAGGAGTGGCTCGAGAGTTGCACAGAGCCTGAGATAGTTCGTCCCATTTGCTCATTTCTTGGTCTCACAGTTGCAAATAACT CATatgtgcagaaatattttgcttctatCGGAGGCTTGGATACATTAGCCAAGGTTCTCCTTGAGCTTATGCATGATTCCTGTTTGAGTCACTCCAGCGTGAAACTTGCAGTGGTAGTAACAAAGACTCTGGATGCCTGCATTGCTAATAACT CTGCCATGGGTGTTGTCTTGGCAAAGTATCACACtgtgtcagagctgctgaagctgctgtcCAACGAGACACTGAGCACAGGAGAAAAAGTCAGTATTATTCTAACAATTGGACACTGTACTGAAGTTTGTG AAGAAAACCAGTGTGAGCTGCTTCAGAACAATGGTCTGCCACTTATGATTCAGGTATTGACAGAATCTCAGGACGAGGAACTCATCAAAGCTGCTACTTTTGTGCTGCAGAACTGCAAACAAATGA cTGAACAGTTGTCTCTGAAATTATATGATAACTCATTAAATGTGAAGAATGCAGAAGAATTGGACGTACAAGTGAGAAAAAGATGTCTGCAAGACtactggaagaaagcaaaagaaattttacaCAGAATGAACTCAATTGAAAAACAGCACGATGAG GAAAGAGTGCAAGGAGAAGTATGTGTAGATGAATCTTCAGTAGCCAATTTTGAAGCATTAAAATCCCATGAAGTGAATCCTGTTGATCCAAAGAAGTACACAGAAGGAACACAGAAAGATGTCTGTTGTCCACAGTTGACCTCAGAGTTGAATAATCATGTTCTTGCTCCATCTGTAACTTCTGCTCCACAAAAAAATGACACAGTGAACACTATGGATGCAGCTTCTACCAGACAAACTGAACAGAGGAACATTCCATGTTCAGTCACTGAGCTGCAAACAGACAGTGTACCTCAAAGTCACAATATAAATGGAAAAACTGCTTGTGGAAAAAATCAGTCTGGTCTTCAGGGAGG TGAACAGTTATTTAAACAACCAGCAGAGGCTGTTAGAAATATGAAACAGACGTGCATATCAG ATCAACATTCATTCTGCTCAGAGAAAACTGAGAGAGTCAAAAGTACTTCAGTTACACCTTCATCCCATAAAATGGCAGATTTAAGGTGTTTAG GTTGCACAGCAGGAGGACTGTCCTTGAACAGTAAAACCTTCACCAAGGTGTTGCAGAGTTGCCTGCACAGGTGTGAGTACCACAGAGTCATCCTGGAGGCTGAAGAAAGATACCGAGGGGAGCTCCGCAAGGTGGCTGCTGGTAACAACAGCAGATCTGCAGCTCGCCAGA aaatgctgctggCCCCAGTGAAGGAAGACAGGCTGCATAAAGAAATACCAACTTTTAGGAGCAAGAAGGATAGTTTCCAAA gcattCTTTTGACTCCAAATAGAAAAGACAAATCTAATGCTTCAAAGAGAGATGAACATAGTAGAAATATTAGGTGGACTAGCAACTATAACTTGACACCTGCATATGAAAAGT CTTTACAAAAAACCCAAGATGCTAACCTGAAGAGACAGAGAGTCAAAGAGATGTGCAGCCAGAAAAGTCagcacttaaaagaaaattgcacACACTCACTTGACAAAGATGAG AGCAATGAAATGTGTTCCCTGGCCATGAGCACGAGACCTTTGAACAAGAGAAGAGTCCGAAAAGATTTCACAACTGAAGAAATCAACTGCCTTTTGAAAGGTGTCCAAAAAATGGGCAACCACTGGAATTTGATTTTGTGGTCTTACCCTTTCCAGAAAGGACGGACAAGTGTTGACCTTTCCAAGAAGTACTACAGGTTACAGGTGCAGGTACTCATCACCGAATTTTCTACTGATGGCAAATGCTGGGAGCTCAGTTGTCATCGTCAGCCCCTGAGCTGA